From Scylla paramamosain isolate STU-SP2022 chromosome 18, ASM3559412v1, whole genome shotgun sequence, one genomic window encodes:
- the LOC135109207 gene encoding alpha-1,6-mannosyl-glycoprotein 2-beta-N-acetylglucosaminyltransferase-like isoform X2: MRGGGWPRAVRVAGVVVLLCVAWLQLALPPLPHDPQSVLGGAARESPEADPALSLQRNPTSKFLHAKSDGVKLSSVPHLTEEQIREIKEQIQRRSGNETVLNEELFGPVQPDTIVIAVQVHNRLEYLRHLIVSLAQARDIDLVLLIFSHDYYDEDINQLITTIDFCKVMQIFYPHSLQTHPHIFPGESPGDCPRDTKPEEAARTKCVGTPDLYKHYREARFTQTKHHWWWKANKIFDDVWVLKNHTGLVLFLEEDHYVAEDFLYMLKLLNTAMPRACSKCSLITLGNYLKTYNFHTDARKVEVTQWVSSKHNMGFAFNHSIWQQIKACNEKFCNHDDYNWDWSLLHVSNTCLTQKLHTLVLRAPRVFHIGECGVHHKKKDCSSRTVLNKVHRTLQAGQRTLFPRQLIVVHTPPKKVKKHKGNGGWGDRRDHALCRSFSVSTGLEYSSVLSSSLFSGHTLTNGTVQIRSGS, from the exons ATGCGCGGAGGAGGGTGGCCGCGGGCTGTGAGGGTGGCTGGTGTGGTGGTCCTGCTGTGTGTGGCATGGCTCCAGCtcgcccttcctcctctgccacACGACCCACAGTCTGTCCTCGGAGGTGCTGCCAGAGAGTCCCCTGAGGCTGACCCCGCCCTCAGCCTGCAGCGCAATCCCACCTCTAAGttcctccat GCCAAATCAGATGGAGTGAAGCTGTCCTCAGTGCCTCATCTCACAGAGGAGCAGATAAGGGAGATCAAAGAACAGATCCAGAGACGCAGTGGTAATGAGACTGTGCTGAATGAGGAGCTCTTTGGTCCTGTGCAGCCTGACACCATTGTTATCGCTGTACAG GTACACAATCGCTTGGAGTACTTGCGTCACCTCATAGTCTCCCTGGCCCAGGCGCGGGACATCGATTTGGTGCTCCTGATCTTCTCACACGACTACTATGACGAGGACATCAACCagctcatcaccaccattgacTTCTGCAAG GTGATGCAGATTTTCTACCCACACTCTCTGCAAACCCACCCACACATCTTCCCTGGAGAGTCCCCCGGCGACTGCCCTCGAGACACCAAGCCAGagga AGCTGCAAGGACCAAGTGTGTGGGCACTCCAGACCTCTACAAGCATTACCGGGAGGCTCGCTTCACTCAGACCAAGCATCACTGGTGGTGGAAGGCAAACAA GATCTTTGATGATGTTTGGGTGCTGAAGAACCACACAGGTCTGGTGCTGTTCCTGGAGGAAGACCACTATGTTGCTGAGGACTTCCTGTACATGCTGAAGCTGCTGAACACTGCCATGCCTCGTGCCTGCTCCAAGTGTTCCCTCATCACCCTCGGCAACTACCTGAAGACCTACAACTTCCACACTGATGCCAGGAAG GTGGAGGTAACACAGTGGGTGTCCTCCAAGCACAACATGGGATTTGCATTCAACCACAGCATTTGGCAACAGATCAAGGCTTGCAATGAGAAGTTCTGCAACCACGACGACTACAACTGGGACTGGTCGTTGCTTCATGTGAGCAACACTTGCCTCACCCAGAAGCTCCACACGCTGGTCCTCCGCGCTCCAAGAGTCTTCCACATCGGAGAATG TGGAGTACATCACAAGAAGAAGGACTGCAGTTCTCGAACCGTGCTCAACAAGGTGCACAGAACGCTTCAGGCTGGTCAGCGCACACTCTTCCCACGGCAGCTCATTGTGGTCCACACCCCGCCAAAGAAA GTCAAGAAGCACAAGGGCAATGGTGGCTGGGGTGACAGGAGGGACCACGCACTCTGCCGCTCCTTCAGTGTGTCCACGGGTCTGGAGTACAGCAGTGtgctgtcctcctctctcttctccggcCACACCCTAACCAATGGCACTGTACAAATTCGAAGTGGCTCTTGA
- the LOC135109207 gene encoding alpha-1,6-mannosyl-glycoprotein 2-beta-N-acetylglucosaminyltransferase-like isoform X1, with the protein MRGGGWPRAVRVAGVVVLLCVAWLQLALPPLPHDPQSVLGGAARESPEADPALSLQRNPTSKFLHAKSDGVKLSSVPHLTEEQIREIKEQIQRRSGNETVLNEELFGPVQPDTIVIAVQVHNRLEYLRHLIVSLAQARDIDLVLLIFSHDYYDEDINQLITTIDFCKVMQIFYPHSLQTHPHIFPGESPGDCPRDTKPEEAARTKCVGTPDLYKHYREARFTQTKHHWWWKANKIFDDVWVLKNHTGLVLFLEEDHYVAEDFLYMLKLLNTAMPRACSKCSLITLGNYLKTYNFHTDARKVEVTQWVSSKHNMGFAFNHSIWQQIKACNEKFCNHDDYNWDWSLLHVSNTCLTQKLHTLVLRAPRVFHIGECGVHHKKKDCSSRTVLNKVHRTLQAGQRTLFPRQLIVVHTPPKKVPQVKKHKGNGGWGDRRDHALCRSFSVSTGLEYSSVLSSSLFSGHTLTNGTVQIRSGS; encoded by the exons ATGCGCGGAGGAGGGTGGCCGCGGGCTGTGAGGGTGGCTGGTGTGGTGGTCCTGCTGTGTGTGGCATGGCTCCAGCtcgcccttcctcctctgccacACGACCCACAGTCTGTCCTCGGAGGTGCTGCCAGAGAGTCCCCTGAGGCTGACCCCGCCCTCAGCCTGCAGCGCAATCCCACCTCTAAGttcctccat GCCAAATCAGATGGAGTGAAGCTGTCCTCAGTGCCTCATCTCACAGAGGAGCAGATAAGGGAGATCAAAGAACAGATCCAGAGACGCAGTGGTAATGAGACTGTGCTGAATGAGGAGCTCTTTGGTCCTGTGCAGCCTGACACCATTGTTATCGCTGTACAG GTACACAATCGCTTGGAGTACTTGCGTCACCTCATAGTCTCCCTGGCCCAGGCGCGGGACATCGATTTGGTGCTCCTGATCTTCTCACACGACTACTATGACGAGGACATCAACCagctcatcaccaccattgacTTCTGCAAG GTGATGCAGATTTTCTACCCACACTCTCTGCAAACCCACCCACACATCTTCCCTGGAGAGTCCCCCGGCGACTGCCCTCGAGACACCAAGCCAGagga AGCTGCAAGGACCAAGTGTGTGGGCACTCCAGACCTCTACAAGCATTACCGGGAGGCTCGCTTCACTCAGACCAAGCATCACTGGTGGTGGAAGGCAAACAA GATCTTTGATGATGTTTGGGTGCTGAAGAACCACACAGGTCTGGTGCTGTTCCTGGAGGAAGACCACTATGTTGCTGAGGACTTCCTGTACATGCTGAAGCTGCTGAACACTGCCATGCCTCGTGCCTGCTCCAAGTGTTCCCTCATCACCCTCGGCAACTACCTGAAGACCTACAACTTCCACACTGATGCCAGGAAG GTGGAGGTAACACAGTGGGTGTCCTCCAAGCACAACATGGGATTTGCATTCAACCACAGCATTTGGCAACAGATCAAGGCTTGCAATGAGAAGTTCTGCAACCACGACGACTACAACTGGGACTGGTCGTTGCTTCATGTGAGCAACACTTGCCTCACCCAGAAGCTCCACACGCTGGTCCTCCGCGCTCCAAGAGTCTTCCACATCGGAGAATG TGGAGTACATCACAAGAAGAAGGACTGCAGTTCTCGAACCGTGCTCAACAAGGTGCACAGAACGCTTCAGGCTGGTCAGCGCACACTCTTCCCACGGCAGCTCATTGTGGTCCACACCCCGCCAAAGAAA GTCCCCCAGGTCAAGAAGCACAAGGGCAATGGTGGCTGGGGTGACAGGAGGGACCACGCACTCTGCCGCTCCTTCAGTGTGTCCACGGGTCTGGAGTACAGCAGTGtgctgtcctcctctctcttctccggcCACACCCTAACCAATGGCACTGTACAAATTCGAAGTGGCTCTTGA